The segment CGCTTTCCAAGGCCGTACTGCCTGATATGGTACGGCCCGAATGGCGTCGCGTGCTCCTGACGAAGCGCTCCACCACGACACCACCGCGGTGCCGGTGGGCTCCTCTTTGCCCCCGCCGCCGGAGTCGACGAACCCGGTGCGCCGCGAGGCTCGCCTCGACCGCGTGCTCGACTTCGTTTCGTTTGTGGCCAAACCGATGCCGCTCTCGGTCCTCCTCGACGAGGCGCCCAAGCGCATCGCCGCCATCGTGCAGGGCGAGATCGTCTCGCTCTACCTGCTCGAAGGTGAGGGCGACGCGCTCGTCCTGCGCGGCAACGTCGGCTTCCCCGTCGGCGCGCGTGGCAACGTGCGCATGTCCGTCGGCGAGGGCCTCACCGGCACGGCCGTCGCGACCCGGCGGCCCGTCTCGGTCGTGAAGGCCCCCGGCGATCAGCGCTGGCGCGCGTTCCCCGGCATCGACGAGGATCGTTACCCCGTCTTCCTCGCCGTCCCCATCCTCGGCCATGACCGCGTGCTCGGCGCGATCGTCGTGCAGCGCGCGGGCGACAAGGCCTACCGTCCGAGCGACGTCCGCCTCCTCGTCGCGCTCACCGCGCCGATCGCCTCGGCGATCCGTCACGCCGAGGTGCTGCGCGAGCTACGCGACAAGAAGCTCCGGCGCACGGGTGGTGGCACGCGCAAGGTCACGCTGCCCGGCGTGCCGCTCGTCTCGGGTCGATCGCTCGGCGCTGTCGCGGCCTTGCGACGCCCGGCCACCTCACCGCAGCGCAAGGCCACGGCCGAGGACACGAAGCTCCTGCGCACGGCCTGGGCTTCGGCCGAGAAGGCGCTCTCGTCGCTCGTCGGCCGCGCGCGTACGCTCGGGCTCGCGCGCGAGGCCGCGTTCCTCTCCACGTACGAGCTCATGATCGGCGACCTGCGCCTCCGTCAGCGCGCCTTCGAGCTCGTCGCCGAGGGCCACGGCGTCGCGCAGGCGCTCGGCCTCGTCGCGCGCGAGGGTGTGCGCGCGGCGAACGGGATCGTCGGTGATCCCTTCATGCAGGAGCGCGCGCGGGACATGGAAGACCTCTGCGACGCGCTCGTCATGCTCGCGACGCCCGACGCGCGCGCCGAGCTGCCGACGAAGGCCGTGCTCATCGGCGACCGGCTCACCGTCTTCGACCTCGTCGTCTCGGCGCGTACGCATCCCGTGGGCGTCGTGCTCAGCGAGCGCGCCTCGGATCCGCGCACGCCCGTGCTCTTGCGGCTGCTCGGCGTGCCGTCGATCACGCAGGTCGAGGGGCTCTTTCAGTGGGCGTCGCCCGGCGACGTGGCGCTGCTCGACGCCGATCACGGCTTCCTCGTGATCAACCCTTCGCGCGCGGAGATGGCTTCGATCCGGGCCGAGCGGAAGAAGGGCAAGCACGCGCCGGATGTGTCCGACACGAACGAGGCCGAAGCGGACGGCGTCGAGGTGGAGTGACGAGCACGTCCGTCCGATGCCGTGAGCGCGTGGGCTCACGGCACGGACGTCGGCTTCACGAGGCCGGCTTCGGCGCGGGGGCCTGCTGCGCCTGCGCTTCGGCGGCCTTCTTTGCGCGCCAGCGGGCGAGCCTGCGCGTCTGGCGAACCTTCTCTTTGGCACGAACCTGCGGTTTCTGAGGCATGCCCCCCGTATAGCCGATCCCCCCGGGGGGGCGCTACAGTCCCGCGAGAGGTTCGTGCATGAAAACCCTGGTTTGCCGCTGTGAGGACGTGACGTTGCACGAGCTCGAAGCCGCCTTCGAGCGCGGCTACCGCGACATCGAGTCGGTCAAGCGGTACACCGGCTTCGGCACTGGCTGGTGCCAGGGCAAGTGGTGCCTCGCGCTCTGCGCGCGCCTCGTCCACGAGCGCGGCGGCGACGTCGACAAGCCCATCACGCCGCGGCCGCCTTACCACCCCGTCTCGCTCTCCGTCCTCGCGGGCCTCGACGACCTCGATCTGCCCGGCGGTGGTCCTCGCGAGGGCGAGGGGTACGGCCCTACGGGCTCGAAGGGTTGAGCTCTTCGTCACGCGCGGGCACGGCGCGTACCTCGCCTTCGCCGTATCGCTCCACGTAGTCGGGCCGCAGGCCCGGGCATGTATCGAAGAACCGGCAGCCCTCGCAGCCCGCGGGCTTCACGCCTCCCGTCAGGCGCGAGTTTTTCAGATCGAACACCTCGTCCGGCGTCACCACCCGCACGCGGTCCGCGCCCGGATGCCTGACGTGATCCTCGTACCCCGGCACGAAGCAACGCGGGACGTGGAGCGCGTGCACCTCGTAGCCACCTCGTCGCGCGGCCTCGAACGCCTCGCGTGCCTTCGCTGCCACGTCCGTGAGGCGCGGGAGCTGATGCACGTTCGCGCGGTTGTTGTCCGTGAGCGACACGAGCCACAGCCGGAATTGCCGGATCCCCTGCGCGTGCAGCGCTTCGACCCAGGCGCGCACCTCCCGGTACGTGTCCTCCTTCAGGATGAGATCCGCGATCGGATCGAGCCCACGCGCGACGAGGTTCTCGATCGCCTTTTGCCGCAGGATCGCCGTGCCTTCACGTTGCACCGTCGCCTCGTACGCCGCGTCGTCCTTCGCGTGCATCGACACGTGGAACTGATCGACGCCCGCCGCGACGAGCAGCTCCAGGTACGGCAGGTGCGCGTACCGGAGGCCGTTCGACGCGACCTTCACGTGCTCGAACCCGCGCTTCTTCGCGTACCGCACGAGGGCGGGCAGGTCGCTTCGGATCGTCGGTTCGCCGCCCGTGAACGCCACGTCGCGAAAGCCGCTCGACGCGGCACGATCGATCTCGCGCGCCACCTCTGGCGTCGTGAGCGCGCGTCGCCGCATCACCTCGCTGATCGTGCAGTAGGTACACGCGAGGTTGCAGTCGTAGCCGAGGACCACGTCGAGCAGCGGCACGACTTCATCCTACTGCCAACGCTTGGCCCTTGCGCGCCCGCGGCCCCTGGTCCACGTTCCCGCCCCATGGCAGCCCTCGCTGGCCGCGTTTCCGTTCTCCTCGCGCTCGCCTTCGTCTGTCCTGCGTGCACCTCGCTCGCGTCGGGGCCGGACTGGACGGGGGGCGGGCTCGAGACGCTCGGCCCTCAGCGGGCGGCCGAGCGCGAGGCCATCGAGGAGCGCGAGCGGCAGCGGATCGCGCGCCTGCCGACCCGCATCGGCGCGCGCCACATCCTCGTCATGCACCAGCGCTCGCAGCAGCGCCCCGAGGACGTCAACCGCACGCGCGACGAGGCGAAGAAGAAGGCGCAGGACTGCCTGCGCGCCTTGCGCTCCGGCGCGGCGTGGGAGTCGGTCGTCGGCGAGTGCTCCGACGAGCCCGGGGCCGCCGAGCGCGGCGGCGATCTCGGCGCGTTCGAGCGCGGCGCCATGGTCAAGGCCTTCTCGGACGCCGCCTTCGAGCTCCAGGTCAAAGAGATCAGCGAGGTCGTCGAGACCGCGTACGGCTTTCACATCATCCAGCGCACCGAGTAGACCGTCCCCTCGGCGCTTGGGAGGCCTCGAACCTGATATGTTCGAGGCATGCAGGCGTGGAACACCGAGGGGCACCTCCGACGCGAGAGGCAACGGAGGCACGATTCGGCATGAGCCACCTCGGTCCGGGGGACGAGCGCGGGCAAAAGACCCTCGCGGCCCTGCTCGCGTCTGGCATGACAAACCACGAGGAAGCCGCGCGCCTCGCGCTCGCGCTCGCCCTCTCGCTCGACGAGCTCCACCGCGCGGGCCGGGTCCACGGCGATCTCTCGCCGTCCGTGATCCTCGTGGAGCCCGCGTCGGGCGACGCCTTCCTCGCGGAGGTGCAGCGTGTTTCCCGCGAAGCCTCGCTCTCGTACGCCGCCCCCGAGCGCGCGAGGCGGGCGAGCCGCGGCTTCGACGGGCGCGCGGATCTGTATTCGCTCGGCGCCATTTTTCACGAAATGCTCACGGGGGCGCCGCCCTTCGTCTCCGCCGATCCCCTCGAGCTCGCCCACGCCCACCTCGCGCGCGCGCCCGTGCCCGTGCACGAGCGCGCCCCGGCCGTCCCGCGCGTGCTCTCCGATATCGTGCAGAAGCTCCTCGCCAAGGCGCCCGCGGATCGATACCAGACCGGCCGCGCCCTCGCGCAGGACCTCGAACGATTCTTGCGCGAAGGCCCCGAGGCCGCGCCCTTTCCCCTCGGCGCGGGCGACGGCCCCGACGATCGGCGTATCTGGGGTAAAACCTTCGGCCGCGAGGGCGAGGCCCGGGCCCTCGCTCGATATGCCGAGAGCGCGAGAGCCGGCGCCGTCGAGCTCGTCCTCGTCCTCGGCCCCGCCGGCGCGGGCAAATCCACGCTGATCGGCGAGGCGCGCGAGCAGATCACCCACGAGGGGGGCCTGTTTGTCATGGCAAAACCTCGGGACGGCGCCGCGCCCCGCGCGCCGATCGCGGAGGTCCTCACGGCCCTCGCGCGCCGCGCCCTCACCGAGCCGGAGGACCGCCTCGCCGCCCTTCGCGCGCGCCTCCTCGAAGCCCTCGACGGTCACGGCGCGCTCCTCTCGGACCTCGCGCCCGACGTCGCCACGGTCCTCGGCCCCCAGCCCCCGATCCCCGAACTCGGCCTCGCCGAAGCGCGCCGCCGCGTGGGGCGCGCCTTGTGCGCGTTCCTCTCCGTATTTTGCGCGTCTTTTCCCCTCGTCGCGCTCTTCTTCGATGATATCGACCGCCTCGACCCCGAGGCGCTCTCCATGCTCGGCGAGCTCCTCGCCGAAGAGGAGCTCTCGCGCCTGCTCGTCCTCGGCGCGGCGCACGAGGAGGAGATCGCGCCCGCTCGGCCGCTCGGCGCCTCCCTCGAATCTCTCTCGGAGCGTGGCATTTCGGCGAAGCGTATCGTGCTCGGCCCGCTCGCCGTGGAGCACGTCGGTCGTATCGTCGCCGACGTGCTCTCCGCGCCCGAAGGCGAGGTCGCGGAGCTCGCGCGCCTCTTGCATCGCAAATCGCGCGGCAATCCCTTCCTCGTCTTGCACGTGCTCGACGCCCTCTTCTCCGAGGGCCTCGTCGAGCGAGAGGCCCGGACGAACGCCGTTCGCTGGGACGAACGGCGTATCCTCGACCTGCCCATTCCCGACGACGCCGCCCTCTTCGTGGCCGATCGGCTCGGCAAGCTCTCGCCCGGGGCGCGCCGCGCCCTCGCCGCCGCGGCCCTCCTCGGCCAGGTATTCGACGCCGACAAACTGCGCGAGGTCCTCGGCGCGCCCGCGGATGAGCTCTCCAGAGAGCTCGCCGAGGCGATCGACGAGGGGATGATCGTCCCGGGGAGCGGCACGTACCATTTCGTGCACGAAAAGGTGCGCGAGGCGGCGCGTTTGCTCCTCGAAGGGGACGAGCGGGCGCGCGTGCACCTCGCGATCGGCCGAGCCTTGCGAGGCGAAGAAGATGCCTCGGACGAGCGGCTCTTCGAGGTCGCCCACCATTTCCGCGGAGGCGCGTCCCTGCTCGACGACGAGGGCGAGCGAATCGCCATCGCGCGCCTGCTCTTCTCGGCGGGCCAGAGGGCGCGAGCGCGGGCCGCGTTCCACACCGCCGTCGAATTTCACGACGCCGCCGCGGCCCTCCTCTCCGCCTCCGCGTTCGCGGCCGACCCTGCATTCGCCCTCGCGTTTTTCTCCTCGCGGGCCGAGTGCGCGCACGTCGAGGGACACGTCGAGCGCGCCGAGGTGTTTCTCGCCTCCGCGCTCTCCCATGCGCAGACGCCCCTCGAGCGCGCGGGCGTGCACGGGAAAAGGCTCGCCCTCCAGGCCTCGCGTGGCCTGTACGCGGAGGCCATCGCCGCCGGCCGCGAAGGTTTGTCCGAGCTCGGCGTCGTTTTACCGGACAAAGGAGCGGAGGCCGCGTCGCTCCCCGCGGCGCTCGCCGACATCACCCGCCTCGTCGGCGGCCGCTGCCCCGACGAGCTCGCCTCCTCCCTGCGGATCCAGGATCCCGTCGTCGCCCTGCAGCTCGACCTGCTCACCGGGATCGTCTCCGTCACGTACATCGCCGATCGGTCGCTGCATCACGTGGTCATCGTGCGGCTCGTCGCCGCCTGCGTCGAGCACGGCCACGCCGACGTCGCGGCCTTCGCGTACACGGGGTATGCCGTCCTGCTGGCCATGATCCTCGGCGATGCCACGACCGCCCGGGCGATCTTCGAACTCGCGGTGCGGCTCGAAGATCGCGTCCGGAGCCCCGCGCTTCGCGGAAAGACGTCCTGGACCCTCGGCGCGTTCGCCCCGCATTTCGTGCCCATCCGGAGCGCGCTCCCGTTCGTCGAGCGCGCCCTCGCCCATAGCCTCGAATCGGGCGACGTCTCGTACGCCTCGTATTCGCTCCACCTCGACATCTCGCTCCGGTACTGGGCGGGTGAGCCGCTCTCCTCCGTGCGCGCGGCGTGGGAGAAAGCCACGGGGATCCTCCCGGAGGTGCGTGATCCCATGACGTCGCACCTGCTCGGCACCCTCGGCCGCATGCTCGACGCCCTGAGGAGCCGCACCCCGGGGCCGACCTCTCTCGACGACGTCGATTTCGACGACGCGTTCGTCGACGAGGTCGAGGCGAAATTCGGATATGCGGCGTGTATGCACCACGCCCTCCGGACGCAGCTCTGCCTGCTCCACGGCGACCTCGACGGCGCGTTTTGCTCTGCCGAGCGCGCCGAGGCGCAGATCGCCGGGGGGACGTGGCTCTACCTCGAGGCCTTCTCCACCTTCGTCGTCGCGCTCGCGTATTCGATGAGACTCTCCGGCGCGGACGAGGCCGAGCGCGCCCGCCTCCACGAGCGCCTCGCGCCGCACCGGGCGAAGCTCGAAGCCTGGGCCGGGCTTTTTCCGGACAACTACCTCGCGCTCCATCGTTTCGTCGCCGCCGAGGTCGCGGCGGCCGCGGGGCGCCACGGCGAGGCCCGCGAGCTCTTCGACGAGGCGATCGAATCGGCCCGGAAAAACGGGTTCGTCCACCACGAGGGGCTCGCCTGCGAGCGCGCGGCGCATTATTATGCCGGCCGGGGCAGGAGCGAGCAGGCGCGGCCTTACCTCGAAGCGGCGAGACGCGCGTATCTTCGCTGGGGCGCCGCGGCGAAGGTGCGGGACCTCGAAGCGAAACATCCCGACCTCTTCGGCTCGAAATCGGCCGAGGAGGCGGGGCCTTCGCCCGACGACGGACCTCGGCGCCTCGCCGAGCGTCCCTCGCGTGGCCATGGGTCGCTCGACGCGGTGGCCATCGTGCGCGCGGCGCAGGCCATTGCGGGTGAAATCGACCTCGATCGACTGCTCGTGCGCCTCCTCCGCACGGTGCTCGAGGTCGCGGGCGCCGACCGCGCCGCGCTCGTCCTCTCGCGACGCCGAGAGCTGTTCGTCGGGGCCACCTTGACTGTCGACGGCGCGGAGGTCTCGGACATGCGCCCGCTCGCCGAGGCCGGCGGCGTCGCGGCGAGCGTCGTGCAATATTGCGCGCGCACGCGCTCGCCGGTCGTCGTCGGCCGCGGCGCGGCCGGCACGTCGTTCGAGGCCGATCCGCACCTCGTCCGTTTCGCCCCGCGGTCCTTCCTCGGATTGCCGCTCGTCCACCGCGACGCCCTCTCGGGCGTCCTTTATCTCGAAAATAGCCTCGTCGAGGACGCATTCTCGGAGGACCGGGTCGAGCTCCTCTCGCTGCTCGCGTCGCAGGCCGCGATCGCCCTCGAAAATGCGCTCCTCCTCGCCGACGTCCGGCGCCGGACGGACGAGCTCGCCCGGGCGAACGACGGCCTGCAGGCGGAGCTCTTTCGCCGGGCCAAGGCCGAGGCGGAGCGCGCCTCGTTCGAGCAGGCGATGATCGAAATGCAGCGCGCGCGCCTCGCCGAGCTCTCCGCGCCGCTCGTGCCGATCACGGACGACGTCATGGTGATCCCGCTCGTCGGCACGGTGGACTCCGCGCGCGCCGAGGATCTCCTGCGCGTGGCGCTCGAAGGCGCGAGCAAACGCGCCCTGCGCGCCCTCATCATCGACATCACCGGCGTACGCGTCGTCGACAGCCACGTGGCGAGCCGCCTGCTCGACACGGTCCGCGCCGTCGAATTGCTCGGCGCCGAGGTCGTGATCACCGGTATCCGGGGCGACGTCGCGCAGGCGCTCGTGAAGCTCGACCTCGACTTCGGCGCGAAGGTCCCGACGCGGAGCACGCTCCAGGCGGGGATCGCCTATGCGCTCGGCCGATCGAGACGGTAGAATGTAATCGAAACCGAAGTCCCTTACCGGCGTCAGCCGATCCGTTCCCGGTACCCGAGCGTCTTTGCCCGATCCGCGCATGACGAACGGCCGTCCGGTGTGGTAATGCATAACGAGGAACCATGCGAACGACGTTCTTCCTTCACGCATGGATGTGTGCGCTCGGGCTCGCCTCCGCTGGTTGCGGCGGGCCCGAAATTCCGCGGCGCGATTGCGCGACCGTGATCTGGGCCGAGCCAGGCGCGGGAGGCGACATACGCGTCGAGGGGAGCTGGGACGACTGGGCCGAGCCGAAGCCCCTCGAGCCGCGCGACGATGGCTGGTTTCTGCTCCCATTGAATCTTTCTCCCGGGGAGTACGGCTACCGCGTCGTTCGCGACGGCGAACGGTCGCTCGATCGGCTCAATCCGCTCACCACGTGGAAGGGCGAGGAGGAGGTCTCGCTCGCGATCGTCGAGAGCTGCGGCGCGCCCGAGATCCGCGTCGACGCGGTCGAGGTCTCCGGCGACGAGGTCACGGTGAGCGGGGTCTTTCTGGCGGCGCCCGAGGGATCCGCGCTCGACCCCGCGTCGCTGCGCGCCGAGCACCGCGGCGGCGGCGAGGTATTGCCCTGGAGCGCCCAGGCTTCGGATGGGCGATTCACCTTCGTCGCGCGGGGGCTCGGCCGCGGCAAGCACACCTTCACCTTGCGCGGCGCCGACGAATCCGGGGCCGAGGCGAGCCCGCGGATGGCCGTCGCGTGGGTCGATCCGGCGCAGGCCTCGTGGCACGAGGGGCTCCTTTACCACCTGATGATCGACCGATTCCGGGGTGACGGAGGCGCGCCGCTCGCGCCGCTTCCTCCCGACAAATCGGGCTCGCGCGCGGGTGGCACGCTCGACGGCGTTCGCGCCGAGATCGAGCGCGGCACCTTCGACGAGCTCGGCGTCACGGCGCTCTGGATTTCGCCCGTCTACACGAATCCGATCGAGGTCCGCGAGGGCCGCGGCGACGGCAGGCCGTACGAGGGATATCACGGATACTGGCCCCTCGAATCACGCGGGGTCGAGCCGCGGCTCGGGGGCGAGGACGCCTTGCGCGCCATGGTCGACGAGGCGCACAGGCACGGGATTCGTGTGATCTTCGACCTCGTGCCGAACCACGTCTACGAGCGCAATGAGCGGTACCTCGCGCGCCGGAACGAGGGCTGGTTCAACGATGGCCTCGACAAATGCGTCTGCGGCTCGCCCGGCTGCGGCTGGGGCGAGAAGCTCTCCACCTGCTGGTTTACCTCGTACATGCCCGACGTGCGATTCGAGCACCCCGACGCGATGCGCGCGCAGGTCGACGACGCCGTCCATTGGATGAAGGAGTTCGACGCGGACGGCGTGCGTATCGACGCCGTCCCCATGATGCCGCGCGGGGCCACGCGGCGGATCACCCACGCATTCGGTCGCCTCGCCGCGGGCAAGGACGCGCTCTTCTCGATCGGCGAGGTCTTCACGGGCCCCGGGGCCGCGGGCATCGAGAGCATCCGGTATTTCCTCGGCCCGCACACCCTCTCGGGCGCCTTCGATTTCCCGCTCATGTGGAAGCTCCGCGAGGTCTTCGGCCACGGCGGCGGCAGCCTCTCGGAGCTCGAGGACGTCCTCGTATCGACCGACGCCGCCGTCGAGGGCGCGGGCGCGGTGCTCGGCCGCATGATCGACAACCACGACACCTCGCGCTTCGTCTCCGAGGTCACGGGCGACGGCGCGAACGACCCCTGGTACGACAAACCCGCGCAGCCCACCGACCCCACGGTGTATGCGCGGGCGAAAATGGCCCTCGCCTTCATCTTGACCCTCCACGGCCTGCCCGTCCTTTATTATGGCGACGAGGTCGCGCTCGCGGGCGCGGGGGATCCGGACTCGCGGCGCGTGATGCCGGATCCCGCGGCCCTCGGGCCTCTGCAAATCGAGGTGCGGGATCTCGTCCGGCGGCTCGGCCATTTGCGCCGCTGCTCGCCTGCGCTCCGCGCGGGGAGGCGCAGGCCCATCGTGGCGACGAGGGACGAATATGCTTATCTGCGCGACGCGGGGGACGACGATCCGGTGCTCGTGTTTTTCGCGCGCAAGACGGCGCTCGTCCCGGTGCCGACGGGCGCCGCGCCGCTCGGCAGCTACGTCGACGTCCTCTCCGGCGAGACGATCGAGATCGAAGCCGGCGGCGCCGTCCCGCTCGAAGCCCTCTCCTTCCGCGTGCTCGTGCGCGCGGGGAGCCCTTGCATGAACCCCTCACCCTGATGGGCCTCCGAATGAGAACTCCGATGAACACGTTCACCTGGCTCGCCCTCTCGGGCCTGCTCGTCGCGCCGCTGCTCGGCGCGGCGTCCTGCTCGGGCGACGACCTCGACAGCTACCAGCCGCCCGATGGATTGGGCGGCTACGATCCAGGGGACAACCCCCCCTTCCTCAGCGGCTCTGGCTCCGGCGTCGGCGCGGGCGGACCGGGCCAGGGCGGCGCGGGCGGCGGCGAGCCGCCGGGTCCGCCGATGTGTGATGATAGCCTGAAGCGCTGCGATCACGTGTTCACCCTCGCTGACATGGGCCAGTCGAGCGTGGTCGTGCGCGGCAATTTCGCGGCGGACGGCTGGGACGTCGGCGTCCCGATGACCAAGGTGAACGGGCAATGGGAAGCCACGGTCGAGATCCCCTACGACCAGCCGGTCCAGTACAAATACGTCATCGACGGGAACAACTGGATCAACGACCCGGGCAACCCGAACACCATCGACGATGGGTTTGGCGGAAAAAACAGCCTCGTCACGCCGACGACCTGTGACCCCTGGACGTGCGACGATCCCCCGGAGGACAGCCCCGTCGAGGCGTGGCGCGACGCGGTCCTCTATTTCGTCTTCGTCGACCGCTTCCTCGACGGCGACAGCACGAACAACGGCGCGCCCGTGCCGAACGTCCCGCAGGCGACCAATTACCAGGGCGGCGACTGGCAGGGCGTCATCAACAGGATCAAGGACGGGTATTTCACGAAGCTCGGCGTGAACTCCCTCTGGCTCACCGTCCCCGTCGACAACACCGAGCTCGCCGGCTTCGGCAACGACGGGCACGACTACAGCGCGTATCACGGCTACTGGCCCAAGGATTTCTACAAGGCCGAGGAGCGCTTCGGCACGATGGCGAAGCTCAAGGAGCTCGTCGACGAGGCGCACGCCGTGGGCATCACGGTGCTCATCGATTACGCGGCGAACCACGCGCACGACTCGGCCCAGGTCTACAAGGACAACCCCGGCTGGTTCTGGCCGAACTCGAACGGCAATGGCGACAACTGCGTCTGCGGCGAGGGCTGCTCCTGGGACGGCGCGACCACCGAGAAATGCTGGTTCACGCCCTACCTGCCCGATTTCAACTACGAGGTCGCGGCGGCGCGCAAGTACAACATCGACAACGCGATCTGGTGGTGGCAGCAGACGGGCGTCGACGGCTTCCGCCTCGACGCGCTGAAGCACATGCACATGTCGTGGCTCACCGAGCTCCGCTCGCGCGTCACGGCCGAGATCGAATCGGTCACGGGCAAGCATTTCTACATGGTCGGCGAGACGTACACGGGCGACAAGGCGCTCATCAAGAAGTACGTCAATCCGAGCACCATGCTCGACGGCCAGTTCGATTTCCCGCTGCGCGCCGAGATCTGCTCGAAGGTCCTCATGCGCCAGGGCACCATGCAAGACCTCGAGGGCTTCATGAACGGCAACGACGACGCCTATGGAAGCGGCATCATGAGCACGTTCATCGGCAACCACGACCTGCCGCGCGTGATTCACCTGGCCCAGCAAAACCCGCTGTGGGGCGACTCCTGGGACGGCGGCAAGAACATGAACTGGCAAAACCAGCCGGGATTGCCGTCCGAGCAGGCCGCCTTCGAGCGAATGGCGAACGGGTTCACCGTCATCATGACCACGCGCGGCGTCCCGCTCATTTATTACGGCGACGAGGTCGGCCTGCCCGGCGCGGGGGACCCGGACAACCGCCGCTTCATGCAATGGAGCGGGTATTCGGCAGGCCAGCTCCTGCTCCGCACGCACCTCGAGAAGCTCGGCCAGATCCGCAAGGATCACGTCGCGCTCCGGCGCGGCAAGCGCTCGTCGCTCTGGGCCTCGGCCGATACGATGGCCTACGAGATGGTGCACCCGACCGAGACGGTCTACGTCGCGATCAACCGCGGCGACGCGCAAGGATCCGTTGGAAATTTGCCGAGCGGCAACCTCACGAACCTGCTCACCGGGCAGACCGTGAGTGGTCCCACCGTGAACCTCCCGCCGCGCAGCTCGATGATTCTCGTGCAGTGATTTCCCCCTGCGGCGGGCGCGTCGGGGCGTGCTATGAATGCCGCCATGACGACGCCCGCACCTTTGCGTTTCGATCCCATGGATCCTGCCTACACCAAGGATCCGTACCCCACGCTCGCCCGCTTTCGTGAGGAGGCTCCCGTTTATTACTGGGAGCAGGGAGGCGGGCCCGTCTTCTTCCGTTACAAGGATTGCATTGCGTTGATGAGGGAGCCGAAGCTGGGGCACGATCCCACGCTCGGCGCCGGCTTCCCGCCCGAGATGAAGGCCGCCTTCCCCGATTTTGCGGCGTTGCGCGAAAATGACCTCTTCATGGTACCCGCGGCGTCGCACGCGCGGCTGCGCAAGCTCTTGAACCCCACGTTCAGCCCGCGCGCGGTCGAGGTGCACCGAGCGAAGGTCACGGCGATCATCGACGCGCTGCTCGACAAGTTCCCGCGTGAGGGAGAGGTCGACATCTCCACGGAGTACACGCGGCAATACCCCGTGCGCGTGATCGCCAGCATCCTCAACATCCCCGGGGACTACGTGTCGGAGTTCATCGCCTTCGCGGAGAGCCTCATTGCCACGATCATCCCGGGGCTCCCCCCCGAGCGCTTCGCGGCGTGCATGCCGCCCGTGACGCGTGGCATGGCGATCGTGCGCGAGCTCATCGCCGAGCGACGAGCGAAGCCGATGGAAAACGACCTCATGACCCAGCTCATCAATGCGTGTGACGAGCAGGATCGGCTCTCCGACCCCGAGCTCGTCTCGCTCGTCGCGGGGCTGCTCGTCGGCGGCACCGACA is part of the Polyangium spumosum genome and harbors:
- a CDS encoding GAF domain-containing protein, which produces MASRAPDEALHHDTTAVPVGSSLPPPPESTNPVRREARLDRVLDFVSFVAKPMPLSVLLDEAPKRIAAIVQGEIVSLYLLEGEGDALVLRGNVGFPVGARGNVRMSVGEGLTGTAVATRRPVSVVKAPGDQRWRAFPGIDEDRYPVFLAVPILGHDRVLGAIVVQRAGDKAYRPSDVRLLVALTAPIASAIRHAEVLRELRDKKLRRTGGGTRKVTLPGVPLVSGRSLGAVAALRRPATSPQRKATAEDTKLLRTAWASAEKALSSLVGRARTLGLAREAAFLSTYELMIGDLRLRQRAFELVAEGHGVAQALGLVAREGVRAANGIVGDPFMQERARDMEDLCDALVMLATPDARAELPTKAVLIGDRLTVFDLVVSARTHPVGVVLSERASDPRTPVLLRLLGVPSITQVEGLFQWASPGDVALLDADHGFLVINPSRAEMASIRAERKKGKHAPDVSDTNEAEADGVEVE
- a CDS encoding (2Fe-2S)-binding protein encodes the protein MKTLVCRCEDVTLHELEAAFERGYRDIESVKRYTGFGTGWCQGKWCLALCARLVHERGGDVDKPITPRPPYHPVSLSVLAGLDDLDLPGGGPREGEGYGPTGSKG
- a CDS encoding radical SAM protein encodes the protein MPLLDVVLGYDCNLACTYCTISEVMRRRALTTPEVAREIDRAASSGFRDVAFTGGEPTIRSDLPALVRYAKKRGFEHVKVASNGLRYAHLPYLELLVAAGVDQFHVSMHAKDDAAYEATVQREGTAILRQKAIENLVARGLDPIADLILKEDTYREVRAWVEALHAQGIRQFRLWLVSLTDNNRANVHQLPRLTDVAAKAREAFEAARRGGYEVHALHVPRCFVPGYEDHVRHPGADRVRVVTPDEVFDLKNSRLTGGVKPAGCEGCRFFDTCPGLRPDYVERYGEGEVRAVPARDEELNPSSP
- a CDS encoding peptidylprolyl isomerase, which codes for MAALAGRVSVLLALAFVCPACTSLASGPDWTGGGLETLGPQRAAEREAIEERERQRIARLPTRIGARHILVMHQRSQQRPEDVNRTRDEAKKKAQDCLRALRSGAAWESVVGECSDEPGAAERGGDLGAFERGAMVKAFSDAAFELQVKEISEVVETAYGFHIIQRTE
- a CDS encoding AAA family ATPase, which produces MSHLGPGDERGQKTLAALLASGMTNHEEAARLALALALSLDELHRAGRVHGDLSPSVILVEPASGDAFLAEVQRVSREASLSYAAPERARRASRGFDGRADLYSLGAIFHEMLTGAPPFVSADPLELAHAHLARAPVPVHERAPAVPRVLSDIVQKLLAKAPADRYQTGRALAQDLERFLREGPEAAPFPLGAGDGPDDRRIWGKTFGREGEARALARYAESARAGAVELVLVLGPAGAGKSTLIGEAREQITHEGGLFVMAKPRDGAAPRAPIAEVLTALARRALTEPEDRLAALRARLLEALDGHGALLSDLAPDVATVLGPQPPIPELGLAEARRRVGRALCAFLSVFCASFPLVALFFDDIDRLDPEALSMLGELLAEEELSRLLVLGAAHEEEIAPARPLGASLESLSERGISAKRIVLGPLAVEHVGRIVADVLSAPEGEVAELARLLHRKSRGNPFLVLHVLDALFSEGLVEREARTNAVRWDERRILDLPIPDDAALFVADRLGKLSPGARRALAAAALLGQVFDADKLREVLGAPADELSRELAEAIDEGMIVPGSGTYHFVHEKVREAARLLLEGDERARVHLAIGRALRGEEDASDERLFEVAHHFRGGASLLDDEGERIAIARLLFSAGQRARARAAFHTAVEFHDAAAALLSASAFAADPAFALAFFSSRAECAHVEGHVERAEVFLASALSHAQTPLERAGVHGKRLALQASRGLYAEAIAAGREGLSELGVVLPDKGAEAASLPAALADITRLVGGRCPDELASSLRIQDPVVALQLDLLTGIVSVTYIADRSLHHVVIVRLVAACVEHGHADVAAFAYTGYAVLLAMILGDATTARAIFELAVRLEDRVRSPALRGKTSWTLGAFAPHFVPIRSALPFVERALAHSLESGDVSYASYSLHLDISLRYWAGEPLSSVRAAWEKATGILPEVRDPMTSHLLGTLGRMLDALRSRTPGPTSLDDVDFDDAFVDEVEAKFGYAACMHHALRTQLCLLHGDLDGAFCSAERAEAQIAGGTWLYLEAFSTFVVALAYSMRLSGADEAERARLHERLAPHRAKLEAWAGLFPDNYLALHRFVAAEVAAAAGRHGEARELFDEAIESARKNGFVHHEGLACERAAHYYAGRGRSEQARPYLEAARRAYLRWGAAAKVRDLEAKHPDLFGSKSAEEAGPSPDDGPRRLAERPSRGHGSLDAVAIVRAAQAIAGEIDLDRLLVRLLRTVLEVAGADRAALVLSRRRELFVGATLTVDGAEVSDMRPLAEAGGVAASVVQYCARTRSPVVVGRGAAGTSFEADPHLVRFAPRSFLGLPLVHRDALSGVLYLENSLVEDAFSEDRVELLSLLASQAAIALENALLLADVRRRTDELARANDGLQAELFRRAKAEAERASFEQAMIEMQRARLAELSAPLVPITDDVMVIPLVGTVDSARAEDLLRVALEGASKRALRALIIDITGVRVVDSHVASRLLDTVRAVELLGAEVVITGIRGDVAQALVKLDLDFGAKVPTRSTLQAGIAYALGRSRR